In the Leptolyngbya sp. SIO1E4 genome, one interval contains:
- the uvrA gene encoding excinuclease ABC subunit UvrA, translating to MPQPAPSAEPPLSETPNHQNGHRPAVTAQDDNIIRVRGARQHNLKNIDLEFPRNQLIVFTGVSGSGKSSLAFDTIFAEGQRRYVESLSAYARQFLGQVDKPDVDAIEGLSPAISIDQKSTSHNPRSTVGTVTEIYDYLRLLFGRAGEPHCPHCDRSISPQTLDQMIDQVMQLPDRTRFQILAPVVRGKKGTHKKLLSALAAEGFVRVRVNGEIRDLNDNIELDKNHAHTIEVVVDRLVKKDDLQERLADSLTTCLKRSEGIAVIDILAERSEKPGVSAESGTKVVPLAPAALSDRLPMAAEKGAAYGPGDALPEEMVFSENFACPEHGAVMEELSPRLFSFNSPYGACPHCHGLGNLRTFTADLVVPDPTLPVYAAIAPWSEKDNTYYFSLLYSVGQAFGFEIQDRWETLTPEQQHVVLYGSDEKIYIETDSRYRDKKGYHRIYEGVLPILERQYRESTSEAYKQKLEKYLIDQPCEVCHGARLKPEALAVVMGPYSINDLTDVSIRECLSRIKKLVGEEGEAPLLSPRQRQIGDLVLREIRARLQFMLDVGLDYLTLHRTAMTLSGGEAQRIRLATQIGSGLTGVLYVLDEPSIGLHQRDNDRLLSTLQRLRDLGNTLIVVEHDEDTIRAADHLVDIGPGAGIHGGRIVAQGNLQTLMEATDSLTGAYLSGRQVIPTPATRREGNGRSLKLINAWRNNLKNINVEIPLGKLVCVTGVSGSGKSTLVNELLYSALRQHFGSKIPFPKQLDKVSGLKSLDKAIVIDQSPIGRTPRSNPATYTGVFDVIRELYASTVEAKARGYKAGQFSFNVKGGRCEACSGQGVNVIEMNFLPDVYVQCEVCKGARYNRETLQVKYKGKTIADVLNMTAEEALDFFQNIPKAATRLQTMVDVGLGYVRLGQTAPTLSGGEAQRMKLASELARRATGKTLYLIDEPTTGLSFYDVHKLLDVVQRLVDKGNSVLMIEHNLDVIRCADWVIDLGPEGGDRGGELIATGTPEQVAQNPTSYTGYYLAKVLKQHPPQPADHEP from the coding sequence TCTTTACTGGGGTGTCTGGATCGGGCAAATCCTCCCTAGCCTTTGACACTATCTTTGCGGAGGGGCAACGGCGCTATGTAGAATCTCTCAGCGCCTATGCCCGTCAGTTTTTAGGGCAAGTTGATAAGCCGGATGTAGATGCCATTGAAGGCTTAAGTCCGGCTATTTCTATTGACCAAAAATCCACCTCCCATAATCCGCGTTCTACGGTGGGGACGGTGACCGAAATCTATGACTATCTGCGGCTGCTGTTTGGTCGGGCTGGGGAACCCCATTGCCCCCACTGCGATCGCTCCATCTCACCTCAAACCCTAGATCAGATGATTGATCAGGTGATGCAGTTACCCGATAGAACCCGATTTCAGATCTTGGCGCCAGTGGTGCGGGGCAAGAAAGGGACCCATAAGAAACTGCTGTCGGCGCTGGCTGCAGAAGGCTTTGTGCGGGTGCGGGTGAATGGGGAAATCCGCGACCTAAACGATAATATCGAACTCGATAAAAACCATGCCCACACGATTGAGGTGGTGGTAGATCGTCTCGTGAAAAAAGATGATTTACAAGAACGCTTAGCAGACTCTCTCACCACCTGTCTTAAACGCTCTGAAGGCATTGCTGTGATTGATATCCTGGCTGAGCGTTCTGAAAAGCCGGGGGTTTCTGCAGAGTCGGGGACAAAAGTTGTTCCCTTGGCCCCCGCTGCCCTATCAGATCGCCTACCCATGGCGGCAGAAAAAGGGGCCGCTTATGGCCCTGGGGATGCGCTGCCTGAGGAGATGGTATTTTCCGAAAACTTTGCCTGCCCTGAGCATGGGGCGGTGATGGAAGAATTGTCGCCCCGCCTATTTTCCTTTAACTCGCCCTATGGGGCCTGCCCCCATTGCCATGGGCTGGGCAACCTGCGGACGTTTACTGCTGACCTGGTGGTTCCTGACCCCACCCTGCCCGTTTATGCGGCGATCGCCCCTTGGTCTGAAAAAGACAATACCTACTACTTCTCATTGCTATACAGTGTTGGTCAGGCCTTTGGGTTTGAGATTCAAGATCGTTGGGAAACCCTGACGCCAGAACAGCAGCACGTAGTGCTTTACGGGTCTGACGAGAAAATTTACATCGAAACAGACTCGCGATATCGCGATAAAAAAGGCTATCACCGGATTTATGAAGGGGTGTTGCCCATTCTGGAACGCCAATATCGGGAAAGTACCTCAGAAGCCTATAAGCAGAAGCTGGAGAAATACCTGATTGATCAGCCCTGTGAAGTGTGTCACGGTGCGCGCCTGAAGCCTGAAGCGCTGGCAGTGGTGATGGGGCCTTATAGCATCAATGACCTCACTGATGTCTCGATTCGAGAATGCCTGAGCCGGATTAAAAAGTTGGTAGGCGAAGAAGGGGAAGCGCCGTTGCTCTCTCCTCGGCAGCGGCAAATTGGGGACCTCGTGCTGCGGGAGATTCGAGCGAGGTTACAGTTCATGTTGGATGTCGGGCTAGACTATCTGACTCTGCATCGCACTGCCATGACCCTTTCTGGGGGCGAGGCCCAGCGTATTCGCCTGGCCACCCAAATCGGGTCTGGGTTGACGGGGGTTCTCTACGTGCTGGATGAACCCAGTATTGGTCTGCATCAGCGGGATAATGATCGTCTCCTTAGCACCCTGCAGCGGCTACGCGATTTGGGCAATACGCTGATTGTGGTGGAGCACGACGAAGACACCATTCGAGCTGCGGATCACTTGGTGGATATTGGCCCCGGAGCCGGTATCCATGGGGGCCGCATTGTGGCCCAGGGAAATCTGCAAACCCTGATGGAGGCTACCGATTCGCTCACGGGTGCCTATCTGTCAGGACGTCAGGTAATTCCTACCCCGGCCACCCGGCGAGAGGGCAATGGGCGATCGCTGAAGCTGATCAACGCCTGGCGCAACAATCTCAAGAACATTAATGTTGAGATTCCCCTGGGCAAGCTGGTGTGTGTAACGGGGGTCTCGGGCTCCGGCAAATCGACGCTGGTGAATGAGCTACTCTATTCAGCACTGCGACAACACTTTGGCAGCAAAATTCCTTTTCCAAAGCAGCTAGATAAGGTGTCAGGCTTAAAGTCTTTGGATAAGGCGATCGTGATTGATCAGTCGCCGATTGGACGCACCCCTCGCTCTAACCCCGCTACCTATACCGGGGTTTTTGATGTAATTCGGGAACTATACGCCTCTACCGTGGAAGCTAAGGCCCGGGGCTATAAAGCTGGGCAGTTCTCCTTCAATGTCAAAGGTGGCCGCTGTGAAGCCTGCAGTGGTCAAGGCGTTAACGTCATTGAGATGAACTTCTTGCCCGATGTGTATGTGCAGTGCGAGGTGTGTAAAGGGGCTCGCTATAACCGGGAAACCCTGCAGGTGAAGTATAAAGGCAAAACCATTGCCGATGTGCTGAACATGACGGCTGAAGAAGCCCTGGATTTCTTTCAAAACATTCCAAAGGCCGCGACCCGACTCCAAACCATGGTGGACGTAGGGTTGGGATATGTGCGTCTGGGGCAGACGGCTCCGACCCTGTCTGGGGGGGAGGCCCAACGGATGAAGCTGGCCTCGGAATTGGCTCGACGTGCCACTGGCAAGACCCTATATCTGATCGATGAACCCACGACAGGGCTCTCTTTCTACGATGTCCATAAGCTACTAGACGTGGTGCAGCGCCTAGTGGACAAGGGGAACTCAGTCTTGATGATTGAACACAACCTGGATGTGATTCGCTGTGCCGATTGGGTGATTGATTTAGGGCCAGAGGGGGGCGATCGCGGCGGCGAACTCATCGCCACAGGTACCCCTGAGCAAGTCGCACAAAATCCCACCTCCTACACCGGGTATTACCTGGCTAAAGTTCTTAAACAGCATCCTCCCCAACCAGCAGATCATGAGCCATGA
- a CDS encoding HlyD family efflux transporter periplasmic adaptor subunit, translating into MTPTPRISQNGQVQNGQVPSKPEPTHVQSAFDRSVILRQSPRWARYVVWGIVGVSVATVTWACLAKIEEAIPAQGKLEPRGVVQPVQAPVGGVVDEIRVNEGERVEQGQVLVTLDPRASQAELASLKEVRKSLVEENEYYRVQLNETSEPTDDLAVDGIPTTVSPEMARLTSNRVTLIEENQLYRAILQGNVTADNLSPEQRERLRASLGGLSSEIAINQLEADQLIEQLAQTRIQLANAIQGLGLQRTILDRLEPLVEAGAIADLQYWQQEQEVNNSQTEVNSLRQEEERILLAITQAEEQLRRTAVVSDEELLDRIAANDTQIANIDSQLTKIIVENDKQLEELDGQISRLEYAIENQELRAPLAGQVFNLRANQPGYVANATEPILEIVPDDTLVARVFITNRDIGFVRQQFDQEDTPLTVDVRIDSFPFSEFGDVDGTVTHIGSDALPPDQVNPVYRFPTEIDLESQTLGDALTLQSGMAVTANIKLRERRVITILSDLFVRKIDSLRSGS; encoded by the coding sequence ATGACTCCTACCCCTCGGATTTCCCAAAACGGTCAAGTACAGAATGGCCAGGTACCCTCAAAACCAGAACCCACTCATGTACAGAGCGCTTTTGATCGCTCCGTCATCCTCCGGCAATCTCCCCGCTGGGCGCGCTACGTCGTGTGGGGCATTGTCGGGGTTAGCGTCGCCACCGTCACCTGGGCCTGCCTCGCAAAAATCGAAGAAGCGATTCCAGCCCAAGGCAAGCTTGAGCCCAGGGGTGTTGTGCAGCCGGTACAAGCCCCCGTTGGGGGGGTAGTCGATGAAATTCGGGTGAATGAAGGAGAAAGGGTTGAACAAGGGCAAGTACTCGTCACGCTAGATCCTAGGGCTTCCCAAGCCGAACTTGCCTCCTTGAAAGAGGTGCGCAAGAGCCTGGTCGAAGAGAATGAATATTATCGGGTTCAGTTGAATGAGACCTCTGAACCAACCGATGATCTCGCGGTAGACGGCATCCCTACGACCGTCTCACCAGAAATGGCTCGTCTTACCAGCAACCGAGTCACCCTCATTGAAGAAAATCAGCTCTATCGGGCGATTCTGCAAGGCAATGTCACGGCTGACAACCTATCACCCGAGCAACGAGAACGCTTGCGGGCATCGTTGGGTGGTCTCAGTTCTGAAATTGCCATTAACCAGCTGGAAGCTGATCAACTCATTGAGCAGCTTGCTCAAACCCGTATTCAGCTAGCCAATGCCATCCAGGGGCTTGGGCTTCAGCGAACGATCTTAGATCGTCTTGAACCCTTGGTAGAAGCTGGGGCGATCGCGGATTTGCAGTATTGGCAGCAGGAACAAGAGGTCAATAACAGCCAAACAGAAGTCAATAGCCTCAGACAAGAAGAAGAGCGCATCCTGCTAGCCATCACCCAAGCTGAGGAGCAGTTACGTCGCACGGCTGTTGTGTCTGACGAGGAGTTGTTAGATCGGATTGCTGCCAACGATACTCAAATCGCCAACATTGATAGCCAGCTCACCAAAATCATTGTCGAAAACGATAAGCAGCTAGAGGAGCTAGACGGCCAAATCAGTCGCCTTGAGTATGCCATCGAGAACCAGGAACTCCGCGCGCCCTTAGCAGGTCAGGTCTTTAATCTGAGGGCTAACCAACCCGGATACGTAGCCAACGCAACCGAGCCGATTTTAGAAATTGTGCCCGATGATACCCTGGTGGCTCGGGTGTTCATCACCAACCGCGATATTGGGTTTGTGAGACAGCAGTTTGACCAAGAGGACACCCCCTTGACTGTGGATGTGCGCATTGATTCTTTCCCCTTTAGCGAATTTGGGGATGTTGATGGTACAGTCACTCACATCGGCTCCGATGCCTTACCCCCTGATCAGGTAAATCCGGTCTATCGGTTTCCCACAGAAATTGACCTCGAATCTCAAACCCTGGGTGATGCGTTGACCCTACAATCTGGCATGGCGGTAACGGCTAACATCAAATTGCGAGAGCGCCGTGTCATTACCATTCTCAGCGATCTCTTTGTGCGCAAAATCGATAGTCTGCGTTCAGGCAGTTAA